A region of the Planctomycetota bacterium genome:
TGGATGGTCAGGAACGCCATTCCGAACAGCGCAATCAGGTAGCCGTGCTCCGGGAAGAGCCTGACTGCCAGGATTGTTGCCAGGACGGCGGAAGCTGTGTTGATGATATTGTTACCGACCAGTATGGTGGAAAGGATGGATTCCGGTTTTTGCATGATATGGTTAAGCCGCTGTGCTTTTTTATTTCCCTGTTTGACCAGCATGACCAGGCGTGTTTTACGGAAGGAAAACAACGCCAGCTCGCTGGCTGAAAAGAACCCGCTTAAGAAAAGCAGTAAAACAATGCTGATTATTAACGACCAGGTTGGTAAATCAATCATATAAAACTCCTTTCCGCAGGTGGCGGATCCTCCTTCACCGTAAAATTTCTTGTCACGCTACGACGCTTATTAGGACCTGATTTTCATTAACTTCTTGCGAAGCGTTCAAGCCATATTACAAAATATCGGTTAAAGATTCAATTAAAGGGAATAAAAAATATTCCGATTTTCCCAAACAAACGCAGGCTGTTTTACGTAGTATTATTGTTCTTGGGGTATTTCTCTTGACAATTTGTCTTATAACACATAAAATAAATAGTTTGAGGTTCTTAATTGTAAGAAGGAGTTGATTATTATGTTGCAGAAAAAGATAACCATCTGGTCTTTGGCGCTGTTAGTTTGTTTCTTGTTTACCATGGTGCCTTTTTCATATACCCAGACAGAAAACGCCTCCCAGGTAAAGGATTTGCTGGAAAACCTGCCTAAATATGAGGGTGAAGCCTTCTGGGGCAAGGTGTCCGAAATAGAAAGCTTAGGCACTGATATAAAACCGGCGGTTGAATCAGGATTGCAAAACACCAATCCTTTTATCCGGCTGGCCTGCGCCAAGATTATTTACGAGCTCGACGGTAAGCCGGAGAGCGTTGTTACCCTGCTTTCCCTCTTAAAAGAGGAAAAATCCAAGGAAATCAAAAGGGTTGCCTCGGAGATTCTGGGGACTTCCATTAAGGATGATACCGGATACGGCGATAAAAATAATGTTGCGGAGTCAATCCAGCAATTATTGGATATCGTATTGGAGCCGGAGGTTCGCTTAAACTTGAGCCGCGCTTTATATTACACCAAAGGCAAAGGTCACATCCGGGGAATAAGCGAAATAAAAGACCTCGTAAAAGCGGGCGAAGCCAAAAACGCGAAAGGCGAACTGAAATATCCGGGCCTGCGCGCCGAAGCCGCCTTAACGCTGGCTGAACTGGGCTCTTTTGAAGAAGTCCGCGATATCATAAAAGAATTGGCCAAAGAACCGGGACAAAACGGCAGGCTCGCACAGGCGTTTCTCGATTATTACCAGCTTTACAAGGATTATAACCGGAAATCAGCTGTCCAGAATAAATACGATTATAGTATTCTTGATGAGATGCTTAATATTATCAAGCAGTATTACGTCGATCCAAAAAGATTTGATGTTGATAAATTGATTACTGAGGCGGCCAAAGGGATTGCCGGCAGCCTGGATAAGTTCTCCGGCTATCAGGACGAAGAGGAGAAAAAATTGGCCGAAGAAGACCTCAATAAGAGATACGGCGGCATCGGGGCATACGTCAGCATGCGGGATGATTTCCTCACCATTGAAAGACCGATATATTCCGGACCCGCTTACAAGGCGAATTTGCGTTCGCTCGATAAAATAACAGAAGTTGAAGGCGTATCAACCAGGGGGAAAAGTATAGAAGAGCTTATTAAGAACCTTAAGGGCGAACCAGGAACCAAAGTGAATATTAAGGTTTACCGCAAAGGATGGCCGAAGGAAAAGGAATATCAGTTAACCAGGGCGATTATCCAGATTGATACCGCCCGCAGCGTGATATTGCCGGGAGATATCGGTTTTCTTTCCATCCTTACCTTCGGGCAGAACACGGCGAAAGAGGTTTGGGAAAACCTGGAAAAACTTAAAAAGGCGAATGTCAAGGCGATTATCATCGACCTCCGTTTTAACTCAGGCGGGCTTTTAAGTGCCGTTTGCGAGATTGTAGATATGTTCATCGAGAAAGGCAAGGTCATATTAACGACCAAGGACAAAGACGGTAACCTGCTGGGTGAGCCTTATGTGACCTTAGATGATAATAAGATAGATTTGCCTGTTTTTGTTTTAGTGAACGACGGTTCGGCCAGCGCTTCGGAAATACTGGCCGGGGTATTGCAGGATTACGGCAAAGGTAAACTGGTCGGAGGGAAAACCTTCGGCAAGGGGAGCGTTCAGAATTTATGGCCGTTAAAAAGCACTAATGGGAAGACCGTTTTCCGCATAACTATCGCCAAATATTACCTGCCTTCAGGCAGGTGTATCCATAAGGAAATTAACGGCGAAGGCGGCTTGTCTCCCGATATAGAAATAGCCCAGCCCGAGCGCGACCCCTGGAAGGATTTTGCTTTTAATAAAGTGATGGAATCGGATATTGTCACAAAATACGTCGAAAACAATTACGGGAAAAACAAAGAGCTTTTCACCCGTTTGGCGGAAGATGATAGTCTTGATTACAACCTCTATCCCGATTTTAATGAGCTATACAATTCTCTTAACGAAAAACTGAATATCCACCTTTCCAAGGATGATGTAAGGGGCATAGTTTGGGATTACGTCCGGAAACAGGTTTCGGATGACCGCGGGGAAGAATTTATCGTTAACCTGGAAGAGGATGTCCAGCTCCAGCGGTCAATCATTGAGGCATTAAACGCATTGAAAATCGCTCCGGAAACGATAAAAAACTACAAAAATCTGGCGCATAAATTTGATAAATCGGAAATGCCTCCTAAAGAAACGCCGAAATAATCCTAATAATTATCGAAGGCATGCCAGTCGGTAAGGTTTGTTACCAGCGGCGTTATTGAAATATATTTCTTTTTCACCGCGCTGATGTCGGAGACGGCTTTTGCCGTTATTTTTACGGGTCTCTTATGCCGGAATTTCTTCAGCCCGCTTTTCATCCAATAATAATTCCTGCCCCTCGGGTCTGTCCCGGAAACGAACTGGTCCGGCAAATACTCGGTTCCCTGGCGGGTGTGTTTAACCCCTTTCATTTGCCTGGGTGAGCAGCAGGGGATGTTGATGTTATAAACTATTCCGTTTGTGCCCCGTATTTTTCCGCGGATGATATCTTTTATGATTGTTACGGCTAGTTTAGCGGTATCGGAGAAATCCGGGTTGGAGTGGTTTTCGGGTTTTTCCCGGGAAACGGCAAAAGAAGGAATTCCCCAGAAAGCGCCTTCGATCGCCGCCGCCACCGTACCGGAATAAAATACGTCTATCCCCACGTTCGCCCCGTCGTTTATCCCGGAAACCACGATGTCTGGCCGCTTTTTTAATATCTCAACAATGCCTAATTTTATACAGTCAGCCGGCGTGCCTTCGACCGCGTACAAACAGGCGTTGCAGGAAAGATAGTCATAAACTTTCCGGATGAAAAGCGGCTTGAAAATGGTAATCCCGTGCCCGACCCCGCTTTGCTGGCTGAACGGCGAAACGACCGTTACCCTTCCCAGTTTCCGCAACTCCTTGTAAAGAGCGCTTAACCCGTTATTTTCAATGCTGTCGTCATTCGTGAGCAATATATCCATAGAATATAAGGATTATACTTAAGGAAAACCTAAAATCAAGTTAATTAATTGCTTGAATTATCACCCTGTTTTTTTTATAGTTATCTTTATGAATAAAATCATCGTCCGGCTTGGGGAAAAAACATACCCGGTTTTTATCGGAGAAGGTTTAGTGGAGCAAGCGGGCATGTTATTGAGGCGTCCCCTTGCGCGCAGATGCCGTCTCGCGGTTGTTACGGATAGCAATATCGGCAGGCTCTACGGGAAAAAGATAAGGCATTCTCTTGAGCGCGCCGGTTTTTCCGTGAATCTCATAACGCTTCCCCCCGGAGAAAAAACCAAGTCACTCAAGACTGTCGAGAAAATATACCACAAGCTTTTGTCGGCGCGTTTAGACCGTTCTTCCGCGGTAATCGGCTTTGGCGGCGGGGTCATCGGCGATATCGCCGGTTTTGTTGCCTCGACCTTCATGCGCGGAATAGATTTTATCCAGGTGCCGTCCTCGCTACTTGCCCAGGTAGATTCCGGTGTCGGCGGGAAAGTTGCCATAAACCTGCCTGAAGGAAAAAACCTGATAGGCTCGTTCTACCAGCCGCGCCTGGTGATAATCGACCCGTCCTTGCTTAAAACACTTCCTGGACGCGAGTTTTTAAACGGAATGGCTGAGGTCATTAAAATCGCCTTGATAAGAAGCCCCCGCCTTGCCGGATTCTTGGAAAAACACCGTTCGGAGATATTATCGCAGGAAATATCCCCCTTGGCGGAGATGATTAAGCAGACAGTGGAACTCAAAGCCGGAATCGTCATGAAAGACGAAAAGGAAAAGAATCTCAGGATGATTCTTAATTACGGGCATACCATCGGCCATGCGATTGAGCATCACGGGGAATACCGGCACGGGGAAGCCATCGCCTTGGGGATGATGTGCGCCGCGCGCATCGCATCCCGGATGAAATTAGCTTCCCTGTTAGTTATCCGAAAACAGCAGGATTTATTGAAACTTTACGGATTGCCTGTTATATTAAAGAAAAGCCTGAAAGCGCCCGCTATAATTAAAGCCCTCAGGTTTGATAAGAAAATGCTTTTGGGGAAAACGAGGTTTGTCCTTTTGGAACGTCTTGGAAAAGCAATCGTCGTGGACGGGATAAAAGAGGACGTTATAAAATCATCTATAAAGGAGGGGTGACATGAAAGCTTTTATGG
Encoded here:
- a CDS encoding S41 family peptidase yields the protein MLQKKITIWSLALLVCFLFTMVPFSYTQTENASQVKDLLENLPKYEGEAFWGKVSEIESLGTDIKPAVESGLQNTNPFIRLACAKIIYELDGKPESVVTLLSLLKEEKSKEIKRVASEILGTSIKDDTGYGDKNNVAESIQQLLDIVLEPEVRLNLSRALYYTKGKGHIRGISEIKDLVKAGEAKNAKGELKYPGLRAEAALTLAELGSFEEVRDIIKELAKEPGQNGRLAQAFLDYYQLYKDYNRKSAVQNKYDYSILDEMLNIIKQYYVDPKRFDVDKLITEAAKGIAGSLDKFSGYQDEEEKKLAEEDLNKRYGGIGAYVSMRDDFLTIERPIYSGPAYKANLRSLDKITEVEGVSTRGKSIEELIKNLKGEPGTKVNIKVYRKGWPKEKEYQLTRAIIQIDTARSVILPGDIGFLSILTFGQNTAKEVWENLEKLKKANVKAIIIDLRFNSGGLLSAVCEIVDMFIEKGKVILTTKDKDGNLLGEPYVTLDDNKIDLPVFVLVNDGSASASEILAGVLQDYGKGKLVGGKTFGKGSVQNLWPLKSTNGKTVFRITIAKYYLPSGRCIHKEINGEGGLSPDIEIAQPERDPWKDFAFNKVMESDIVTKYVENNYGKNKELFTRLAEDDSLDYNLYPDFNELYNSLNEKLNIHLSKDDVRGIVWDYVRKQVSDDRGEEFIVNLEEDVQLQRSIIEALNALKIAPETIKNYKNLAHKFDKSEMPPKETPK
- the surE gene encoding 5'/3'-nucleotidase SurE, whose product is MDILLTNDDSIENNGLSALYKELRKLGRVTVVSPFSQQSGVGHGITIFKPLFIRKVYDYLSCNACLYAVEGTPADCIKLGIVEILKKRPDIVVSGINDGANVGIDVFYSGTVAAAIEGAFWGIPSFAVSREKPENHSNPDFSDTAKLAVTIIKDIIRGKIRGTNGIVYNINIPCCSPRQMKGVKHTRQGTEYLPDQFVSGTDPRGRNYYWMKSGLKKFRHKRPVKITAKAVSDISAVKKKYISITPLVTNLTDWHAFDNY
- the aroB gene encoding 3-dehydroquinate synthase encodes the protein MNKIIVRLGEKTYPVFIGEGLVEQAGMLLRRPLARRCRLAVVTDSNIGRLYGKKIRHSLERAGFSVNLITLPPGEKTKSLKTVEKIYHKLLSARLDRSSAVIGFGGGVIGDIAGFVASTFMRGIDFIQVPSSLLAQVDSGVGGKVAINLPEGKNLIGSFYQPRLVIIDPSLLKTLPGREFLNGMAEVIKIALIRSPRLAGFLEKHRSEILSQEISPLAEMIKQTVELKAGIVMKDEKEKNLRMILNYGHTIGHAIEHHGEYRHGEAIALGMMCAARIASRMKLASLLVIRKQQDLLKLYGLPVILKKSLKAPAIIKALRFDKKMLLGKTRFVLLERLGKAIVVDGIKEDVIKSSIKEG